Proteins encoded within one genomic window of Arachis ipaensis cultivar K30076 chromosome B08, Araip1.1, whole genome shotgun sequence:
- the LOC107611081 gene encoding probable glutathione S-transferase: MAIDEVVLLDFWSSPFGLRARITLAEKGIKYEYKEEDLRNKSSLLLEMNPVHKKIPVLIHNGKSICESLNIVQYIDEVWNDRSPLLPSDPYQRAQARFWADYVFPAQKKLAFATKEEKESAEKEFLDALKLLEEQLGDKDYFGGDKFDFVDIAFAPYYSFFKIYEIVGNFKMEEEFPKICAWAKRCMQKESVSMSLPDSQKVLGFFMEMRKNFLGTE; encoded by the exons ATGGCAATTGATGAGGTGGTTCTGCTTGATTTTTGGTCGAGCCCTTTTGGTTTGAGGGCAAGGATTACACTTGCTGAAAAGGGTATTAAGTATGAGTACAAAGAAGAAGACCTGAGGAATAAGAGCAGTCTTCTCCTTGAGATGAACCCGGTTCACAAGAAAATACCGGTTCTTATCCACAATGGGAAATCTATTTGCGAGTCTCTAAATATTGTTCAATATATTGATGAAGTGTGGAATGATAGATCTCCTTTGTTGCCTTCTGATCCTTATCAAAGAGCTCAGGCTAGATTTTGGGCTGACTAT GTTTTCCCTGCTCAGAAGAAGTTAGCTTTTGcgacaaaagaagaaaaagaatctgCAGAGAAAGAATTCTTGGATGCCCTTAAATTGTTGGAGGAGCAATTGGGTGACAAGGATTATTTTGGAGGAGACAAGTTTGATTTTGTGGACATAGCATTTGCTCCATACTATAGTTTTTTCAAAATCTACGAGATTGTTGGGAACTTCAAAATGGAAGAAGAGTTCCCTAAGATTTGTGCTTGGGCGAAGAGGTGCATGCAAAAGGAAAGTGTTTCCATGTCTCTCCCTGACTCGCAAAAGGTCCTTGGGTTTTTTATGGAGATGAGGAAGAACTTCTTAGGAACAGAGTAG